The following nucleotide sequence is from Anaerococcus sp. Marseille-Q7828.
GTTGTTTTTGAGCCTGGTACACCTTGAGTTACTAATTCACTCTTACCAGCTTCTAGAGTTTCATCTTCAATAACTCTTACAGTAAATGGAATTTTTTCTGTTACTTCGTGTGAAAATTCGCCTGTAAAGTCTTTTCGTCCCACTCTAATCACAGCATCAACTGGATTAGTTGTTTCTACACTTGGCTCTCCAACTATTTCAGAGTTTTTGATAGTCCAAGTAGTTTTCTTTGTTCCTTCTTTTCCTTCTACATCTATTACATATTCACCAGATTTTAGTTCTGGATCATAAGAGATGTTGTATTTGAATGGAATCTTTTCTTCGTAGGTGTGGGTACCTTCAGTATTTCTACCTACTTTGATGATTCTATTTACAGGTGCTTTTGTTTGAGTATATTCGCCTTCTTCAGTTTTAGTTACTTGGCCATCTTCTATAGTAAGGGTATTTGTTCTAGTTTTTTCGCCAAGTTGTCCTTCTTGAGTTACTTTTTGTTCACCTGGTTTTAGGCTGTCATCAAATTCTATAATAGTTTCAAATGGTACTTCAACTTTTTCTGTTACTTCGTGAGTACCGCTATTTGTTCCCTTACCAACATTGATTATTGCATCTTCTGCTGGGACTTCTGTTACAGTAGGTTCGCCATCAACTTTAGAGTTTACAATCTTCCATGTTGTAGTTTTAGTTCCAACCTTACCTTGTTTTACAATTTCGTATTCACCTTTTTTAAGGGTGTCGACTTCTCTGACTGTATATCCAAATGGTAATTCTTCAACGTGTTTAAACTCATCTACAAAGTCTTTGCTACCAACTTCGATAACAGCATCTTCTGGATCAATTGTATCTTCTTTGGTATCTACAATCTTTGAGTCCCTTATAGTATAGGTGGTTTTTTTGCTTCCAGCCTTACCTTTAAGCTCAACACCGTTAACTTTTTTGTATCTCCACTCGCCCTTTGCTAGGTCCTCTACAACTTCGACTTTTGTTTCAAATGGAATTTCTTGCTCATGAACAATGGTATTTTTTGTACCTGAAGCTATAAATTGTACTTCTGTTACCCTTGTGCCTTTTTCTGTAGCTCCATCATAATAATGAGCAGTTACAGGTACGTTTAATAAAGCTCCGTCAATATTTTCCCCATCTGGAACAGTTGCTGTCACTTTACCTGTGTTTTCATCTATTGAAACTTGCCAAATATTGCCTTTATCATCTGTGTAGGCATTGGTATTAAGGGTAAATTTAGTTGGTCTTCTGTTAAAAGTATCTTCATCGTTTAGAATAACATCAGAAGAAAGCACATCTCCTGCCTTACCTGCTTTTGCATTGTAGCGAGGAGTCATATTGGCTCTTTCTTTAATGATAAATTCAGCAAATGTTTCGTCGGTGATGTCCTCATCTGGTTGTTTTGGATCATTATAATGGGCAACTACTGGGACAAAAAGCTTTTCTCCACCATTAAAGTTACCGTCTTCTTTTGGCTTGGCAGTTACTTGGCCAGTTTTTTCATCAATAGAAACAGTCCATTCATTGCCGTGGTCGTCCTTATAATCAAAACCATCTTTTATAGAGTAACTTGAAGGGCTTAGCTTCTTTTCATCTTCAGAAATCACTGGTAGTGAGGTCTGTTCTTCTGATGGGAAATTTACTTTAGCCTCATACTCTGGTTTGTTTAATGTTGATTCCTGAACAACAAAGTGGAACCAGCGTGTATCTGTTGAGCCATTTGTATAGGTATATTCAACAGGTAGGGCTATGGTATCTCCAGCTTTGGCATTTTTTGGCGCAGTTATGTCAAAATATGATATATTGTCAGACTTACCATCAATAACCCATCTCTTGTCCTTGTTTTCTTCCTTCATCAATTCATCGTAAGATATTCCTAATTCTCTTGCGATTTTTTTATTTGCTGCTATAAGGTATTCTTCCTTAAGTTTTCCTGTGGCTTCTCCTGCTTTATATGCAGCATCCATTTCTGCACCAGTTTTTTGAGTTCCACCAGGTGTACTTGGATCTAAAATTTTTATAGTAGCTTTTTTCCCAGGACCTACACTTGTAGAATCGTTTGGATCAATTTTATTTCCTTTTTCATCTTTGAATTCTTGATCATAGTATCTAGTGTCGTCAAGGTTTAGGCTAAAGTCACCAATAAGATTGTAATGGTCGTAGCGGTCGATGCCTTGCTTGTCTATTGTAACATTAGTTCCCTTATGGTTGATGGTAGCAGATCCTGCACCTGTTTCTGTGTAAGTTCCTGTTTCACCAAAATCATCTGGTGTGTTGGCTATATTGATAAATTCTTCTGCTGTTCTTGGGCGGGCAAAAAATTTGACATCTAGGTGTGTTAATCCCTTATAATCTGGATCTTTAGCAAAGATAGAATCTTCATTTACTACATACTTGCCACCCTCTAATTTTAGAGCGCCTGCTGGCATCTTTACATGTACCTTGCCCTTATCGTCAATATAGGCACTAGCCTTTGGCACAACTTTGCCAGTTACTGGATGGTAAACTTGGCCAACTAATCTTTCTTTAGCGCTTTCATCTATATTTTCTACCTTAATACCAGTGTCAATATCTTGACCTTTGACGAAGACTTTTTCATTGTATTCGCCATTGAGTTTCATTAGCTTAAGTCTGTCATTTTCATTTGGCCATGGATTTACCTTGTAAGCTAAAGCGAAGTTATTTCCAAAAAACTTAACACCTGGGTTTTCTTTAGTGTAGTTATCCTTCATACCAAAGGAAGTATAAAGATTGTCCTTATTATTAATATGCTTAAGGGTATCTTCGCTAGCTACATAGTTTAAATTTATTTGTCGTCCACTAGCAGTTACTTCTCCATTTTCACCCGGTTTAAATGTTACCTTAGGGGATTCAGAAGTTAATCCTTCTCCCACACCCATCATAGGCTTTTCACCTATTTGTGCTGGTATAAGACCAGAATCTGTAACAGAAATACTAGTATAGGTCCTTTGACCAGTCTTCTTGTCTATGGTAATTTGGTAACCATATTGGGTTAAACTAGGCGATTGTGAACCTGGGTTATTAAGTTGGAATTTAAAACCGTCTTTTTCTACCTTCGCATCAGTTTTAACGAAATTTTGGTTTGTATCTCCAGGTTGAAGATCTGTTGTCCTATAACGTTCACTGCCGTTATAGTCTTTGATTTTCTTTTCATCATTGCTATAGTTTGTCTCAGTTGAAGCTGATGCCTGCTGCCTAGATGGAGCATTAGCCTCAGACATTTCAAGGGCCGGACTCACTTCTTCGGTCGTATTTGTGCTGTAAGTTTGAGCTCTTACTGGTTGTTCTTTGCTTTTTCTTTTTGTACTTTGAGCATTTGTGGTGCTTTCACTTACATTGGTCGTTTCTACATCATTAACACTAGCTTCAGAAGATCTAGTATTGTTAGTTTCAGTATTGCTTGCACTATCATTGCTTATAACGATAGTTTCATCGTATACACCGTCTAGTTCGTCTGCAATATATGACGGAACACTATCAGCATATACTTCATTAGTATTCCCCATAAGGCCAAATCCACCAGCAATAATAGTAGCACCCAAAAGTGCCTTTTTGATGGTTTCATTGGACAAAGGAATTATAGATTTTTTATTATTAATCACTTTAAACTCCTAATCTCTTGTATATATTATAGCTACATATTTGTTACATATTATACTGTTTTGCTTATATTTGACAATAGAAATATAATGGTTTTAATAAAAAACTTATTGGTATTATTACTTCAACATTCCATTTCTTATGCCAACATTTTAAATATCAAAAAAGCCCCACATTTGGGACTTCTATCTTAGATCGTCTAGTATATCTACAACCTTATTTAATTGGTGGATGGTATAATCAATCCTTATGCCTATATCATTGTCTAAATCTTTTGGATTGTACCAAATGTTTCTAATACCTGCATTGTTCGATCCAAGCATATCTGATGTGAGAGAATCACCTATTAGGATGTATTCATCTCTATTTTTTGATCCAATATTTTCAAATACTAAGTCAAAGTATTCTAGGCTCGGCTTATCATAGCCCAAGTCTTCTGATATAAAGACCCCATCAAAGATTTTATCTAGACCAGAGTTTTTGAGCTTACCTGATTGGGCGACTTTGGATCCATTGGTTACAGCGTATTGCTTGTAGTCTTTGCCTAATTTTTGGAGAACTTCTTCGGCATAGTCGTTGAAAAATACTTGTTTGCCTAGTTCTTCTTGGTAAAAGAGATTAAAATCATTTACCAATCTATCATCATAGGCTATGTCATAGAGGTCAAAGAATTCCTCAAACCTCTCCGTCAAGATTTCTTCACGAGTCTTCTCTCCTTTTTCCAGCATCTTCCAATATTTATCGTTTATATTTTTGTAAACATCTAGGGCCTTTTCATCGTCTATATCTAGGCCAAATTTATCAAAACCCTTGGTCATAGATGCCCTTTCTGCCAAGTCGAAGCTTAAAAGTGTATTGTCAATATCCCAAAGTAAATATTTTATCAATTGCTTATCCTTTCTAGAATGAAATTTTGAATACTAAGGCCAATATAGTTATGGTAATAGCTATCGGCACATATACATACTTACCTATTTTATACCACTTTTGTCCATAATTTCTTTTGGCAGATAAATTTATCTCCGCGAGGAGCTTATCTTTTTGCAAGACATAGAACCAAGTGATAGCTCCAATTGATGCTCCTATAGGTATGATGTAGATAGAAACTATATCCATATATGGACCAAAGGAATCTATGGTTTCAAGATTGATACCAAGTAGAAATACTAGAAGACCTAGGCTAATAAAAACTGTTTTTCTAGTAAGTTTTTCAAACCTATGGGTCATTGATTCAGCTATTACTTCAAACATATTTTGCAAAGATGATATGCCTGCAAATACTACAGCTAGATAGAGTATGATTGCAAATATTCTCCCAAATCTTATGTTATTTAAAATAGTAGGCAGGCTTACAAATAGCAAGGCTGGGCCAGCCAGCTTATCCATAGCAAATACACTTACTGCAGGAATCATAACACATGATGATATCAGACCAGCCATAGTATCTAAAAATCCAGTTTGAACTGACGATTCTACTATGTCTT
It contains:
- a CDS encoding YjjG family noncanonical pyrimidine nucleotidase; the protein is MIKYLLWDIDNTLLSFDLAERASMTKGFDKFGLDIDDEKALDVYKNINDKYWKMLEKGEKTREEILTERFEEFFDLYDIAYDDRLVNDFNLFYQEELGKQVFFNDYAEEVLQKLGKDYKQYAVTNGSKVAQSGKLKNSGLDKIFDGVFISEDLGYDKPSLEYFDLVFENIGSKNRDEYILIGDSLTSDMLGSNNAGIRNIWYNPKDLDNDIGIRIDYTIHQLNKVVDILDDLR